A genome region from Planctomycetota bacterium includes the following:
- a CDS encoding universal stress protein translates to MPQKMLVALDGTRPSESVLSHVSSLLKLIDADVTLLRVLPRASVGDEAQARSYLESLARPLRQKGVFVETAVACGKPADKILEALEKGRYGLLALSSRRKKGLRRIVLGSVAEEILRRTPVPVFVTAPSPEGSPPPSAPRTIVVPLDGSHRSAAVLEPVADLAQAAGARVSFVTVVSPTDPEELPVETAARTLFSRQKALERRGLSVELAVLFGDPVNEILRFAESRAADLIALATHGRTGLNRWRYGSITEAILRKSRVPLLVVRSTAQLRSRPLRARAVEARRRALRTASAGSGLSRSPYRGG, encoded by the coding sequence ATGCCGCAAAAGATGCTCGTGGCCTTGGATGGAACCCGGCCGTCGGAATCGGTCCTTTCGCATGTAAGCTCCCTCTTGAAGCTCATCGACGCCGATGTCACGCTTCTGCGCGTCCTTCCCCGCGCCTCGGTCGGCGACGAGGCCCAGGCCCGCTCCTACCTCGAATCGCTGGCGCGCCCGCTTCGACAGAAAGGAGTGTTCGTCGAGACGGCGGTCGCGTGCGGAAAGCCCGCCGATAAGATCCTGGAGGCTCTCGAGAAGGGGCGTTACGGCCTCCTGGCGCTTTCGAGCCGTCGCAAGAAGGGGCTTCGGCGCATCGTCCTGGGAAGCGTGGCGGAGGAGATCCTGCGGCGTACCCCCGTGCCGGTCTTCGTGACCGCCCCTTCGCCCGAGGGCTCCCCGCCGCCGTCCGCGCCCCGGACGATCGTGGTTCCCCTGGACGGATCGCATCGCTCCGCGGCCGTTCTGGAGCCGGTGGCGGATCTGGCCCAGGCGGCCGGCGCCCGGGTTTCCTTCGTCACGGTGGTCTCTCCCACGGATCCCGAAGAACTGCCCGTGGAAACCGCCGCCCGGACGCTGTTCTCCCGGCAGAAGGCTCTCGAGCGCCGCGGCCTGAGCGTGGAGCTGGCGGTTCTCTTCGGCGACCCGGTGAACGAAATCCTCCGTTTTGCCGAAAGCCGCGCGGCCGATCTGATCGCCCTGGCGACGCACGGGCGGACCGGTCTGAACCGCTGGCGCTACGGAAGCATCACGGAGGCGATCCTGCGGAAAAGCCGGGTGCCCCTCCTCGTGGTGCGCTCGACGGCCCAGCTCCGGAGCCGCCCCCTCCGTGCGCGCGCCGTGGAGGCGCGGCGAAGAGCCCTGCGGACCGCGTCCGCCGGATCCGGTCTGAGCCGGAGCCCTTACCGCGGGGGATAA
- a CDS encoding CBS domain-containing protein: MFVRDWMSAPVVTVLGGVSAPEALDLMDCRRVRRLPVVEGGRLVGIVTRSDLQAALGPAAARGRGLRVSDVMTPDPVTVERDETLEGAAQLMLRRKISGLPVVAGGRVVGIITESDLFRALCGMLGIGQRGARLTMTVGDEADLLEALRRRLRGLALRSLVTVRDEGRRRWNVVLRVRGRAPAGAATDVRDSASQGERDSYPPR; this comes from the coding sequence ATGTTCGTTCGCGACTGGATGTCGGCTCCCGTGGTGACGGTGTTGGGAGGCGTTTCGGCCCCGGAGGCGCTCGATCTCATGGATTGCCGAAGAGTGCGGCGGCTTCCGGTGGTCGAGGGCGGAAGGCTCGTGGGGATCGTGACGCGCAGCGACCTGCAGGCGGCCCTGGGGCCGGCGGCGGCGCGCGGCCGCGGGCTGCGGGTAAGCGACGTGATGACGCCGGATCCGGTGACCGTCGAGCGGGACGAGACGCTCGAGGGGGCGGCTCAGCTCATGTTGCGGCGGAAGATCTCCGGCCTTCCGGTGGTCGCCGGCGGCCGGGTCGTCGGGATCATCACGGAATCCGATCTTTTCCGCGCCCTTTGCGGAATGCTGGGAATCGGCCAGCGGGGCGCCCGCCTGACGATGACGGTGGGAGACGAGGCGGATCTTCTCGAGGCGCTGCGTCGCCGGTTGCGGGGACTGGCGCTGCGGAGCCTGGTCACGGTCCGGGACGAAGGTCGCCGGAGGTGGAACGTCGTGCTCCGGGTGCGGGGACGCGCGCCGGCGGGGGCGGCGACGGACGTTCGGGATTCCGCGTCGCAGGGCGAAAGGGACTCTTATCCCCCGCGGTAA